A stretch of the Theileria equi strain WA chromosome 1, complete sequence genome encodes the following:
- a CDS encoding bromodomain containing protein (encoded by transcript BEWA_020410A) → MSTSNKRTSGSQGYGSSYTNPYTPWAYLREDELEVQLNKFKTVYTDVINKLIRYDKQKIFRFPVDTTIVTDYLTYVKHPMDFETMLNKNEERAYQDDIKVFDNDVSLIVGNCKIYNAPETIFYEAALKLEEVYTKLRPSLLKKITDISNGIRKRCLGASSKSAVRQKSYPNIPLPTEVKLPPQPLIEPLKPKHIIKPEPAPNPSESVDNSETQSIEGELHDVVAAVAAARRKKKKNDMTKVKPLVLKQDKSNPISNAIQIALSVSGLNNETFGKLMSNFNGFHKLLNTLDIAQHHLSMNPHSKTKWFNQSMKPLRRIITHFEWKKTFDFPTSAGRNSMFRKIQILMSRLKKDTYKKSVEDFIGQENLEKVNEVYPNLSNTLSELCIPYQILSNTTELRF, encoded by the coding sequence ATGTCAACTAGTAACAAACGTACTTCCGGCTCCCAGGGCTACGGAAGTAGTTATACCAATCCTTACACACCATGGGCCTATTTGAGGGAAGATGAGCTGGAGGTCCAGTTAAACAAGTTCAAAACTGTTTATACTGACGTTATCAATAAGCTCATTAGATATGACAAGCAAAAGATATTCAGATTCCCTGTGGATACCACGATCGTAACCGATTATCTCACATACGTCAAACATCCGATGGATTTTGAGACTATGCTCAACAAGAACGAAGAAAGAGCGTACCAGGATGATATTAAGGTATTTGATAATGATGTGTCGCTAATAGTAGGCAATTGTAAGATATACAATGCCCCTGAGACTATTTTCTATGAAGCCGCTCTTAAGTTGGAGGAGGTGTACACGAAGCTTAGACCATCTCTTTTGAAGAAGATCACAGACATATCCAATGGCATCAGAAAACGTTGTTTGGGGGCAAGTTCAAAGTCTGCAGTGCGTCAAAAGAGCTATCCAAACATCCCATTGCCCACAGAGGTAAAGCTTCCACCGCAGCCACTGATAGAACCTTTGAAGCCCAAACACATTATAAAACCTGAGCCAGCTCCAAACCCTTCTGAATCAGTGGATAACAGTGAAACACAAAGCATAGAGGGGGAATTGCACGATGTTGTAGCTGCCGTTGCAGCTGccagaaggaagaagaaaaagaacGATATGACAAAGGTCAAACCACTTGTTTTAAAACAGGATAAATCAAATCCAATATCGAATGCTATACAGATTGCACTAAGTGTTTCTGGGTTAAACAATGAAACATTTGGAAAACTTATGAgtaattttaatggattTCACAAATTGCTAAATACACTAGACATAGCACAACATCACTTATCAATGAATCCACATTCCAAGACAAAGTGGTTTAATCAATCAATGAAGCCACTTAGACGTATAATTACACATTTTGAATGGAAAAAGACTTTTGATTTTCCAACATCCGCTGGAAGGAACAGCATGTTCCGTAAGATACAGATTTTAATGTCACGATTAAAGAAGGACACTTATAAAAAGAGTGTAGAAGACTTCATAGGTCAGGAAAACTTGGAAAAAGTGAATGAAGTTTATCCGAATTTATCAAACACACTTTCTGAGCTCTGTATACCATACCAAATATTGTCGAATACGACTGAATTAAGATTTTAA
- a CDS encoding mRNA guanine-7-methyltransferase family member protein (encoded by transcript BEWA_020420A) → MEEYSSVKRRRASHPTDSGHIAPTKLNNPLLIQGCSIFDKQYNESTVHDAVYKMVTESMEGTKDPMSIELVFQIGHLLSLAHSKNIVLPVETEAILDYDSTKVKFVPGVSTSCLDSLYLNVFTSKAGDSRLVPYADYLEIELKLPSNVKVEDHPKDGSDGYHHSKLFRLEYTHDEDIQFGNVSSFSRNNLNDLIVYRPKSNNHYKVCINSVFPLPDDTGDFSSATGILFRNVRVYRSDKTANVKNVKFQLEIIDQWDIGVNGELKKLSIAEMMKVFYQCFIRQNSNVPIPSFIDFDSAEEAKKKLIQLYIRPSAHNKQLYRQYKKLVECKPNRFDYILSMLESNMTMLLEIFDSNSTESVEPLDYYPNMFGDTTESTQTHYDTRVIVRQKKSIIEALRKSNNLIKRVLIAFNVKHGSRILDLACGRGQDLNKYASLGIKKFMGIDISYREIAEARRRYSSRRLQLGFSAEFHHGNLLDNKMYSMFIRNKKFDVVSIQLAIHYILQDEQSSTFFLEHVYRSLNDNGLFIGSTVCCNQILKGLSSSIPCKVSEDSGTAKWEFGNPVFNIALHEDAVNTLLDGEFDPEKIDYTAVSDRINTQWGLKYHFFLLESIDESEFVVPWKSFVNLCFKIGFRLVQTYTFPEYLEMANSMLSGGNNTKISQRVIDEVGEHLKFIKSYPLSDDQSHVFSLYKIFVFEKITGRDKLYMQGVKIKK, encoded by the exons ATGGAGGAATATAGCTCTGTCAAACGAAGACGTGCATCACATCCAACGGATAGTGGACATATCGCTCCAACAAAGTTGAATAACCCGCTACTGATACAAGGATGTAGCATTTTTGACAAACAATACAACGAATCTACGGTACATGACGCGGTATATAAGATGGTTACGGAAAGTATGGAAGGTACAAAAGACCCAATGTCCATTGAATTGGTATTTCAGATTGGTCATTTGTTGAGCCTTGCCCATTCCAAGAACATTGTCCTACCAGTTGAAACAGAAGCAATATTGGATTATGATTCCACAAAGGTTAAATTTGTACCAGGAGTATCTACTTCTTGCCTTGATTCCTTATATCTAAACGTTTTTACAAGTAAAGCTGGTGATTCTAGGCTTGTACCATACGCGGATTATCTTGAAATAGAGTTGAAACTACCATCAAATGTCAAGGTAGAGGACCACCCAAAAGACGGTTCAGATGGATATCACCATTCTAAACTCTTTAGACTTGAATATACTCACGATGAGGATATACAGTTTGGAAATGTGAGTTCATTTAGTAGAAATAATTTAAACGACCTGATAGTATATAGACCAAAGTCTAATAACCACTACAAGGTCTGTATTAATTCCGTATTTCCTCTGCCAGATGATACTGGCGATTTTTCTTCAGCCACCGGAATATTGTTTCGTAATGTTAGGGTTTACAGATCTGACAAGACAGCTAATGTAAAAAATGTCAAATTCCAGCTGGAAATTATAGATCAATGGGATATTGGAGTAAACGGAGAGTTGAAAAAGCTTTCAATTGCCGAAATGATGAAGGTATTTTACCAGTGCTTTATAAGACAAAATTCAAATGTACCTATCCCTAGTTTTATAGATTTCGATAGTGCTGAAGAGGCCAAGAAGAAACTCATTCAATTATATATACGACCTTCAGCACACAACAAACAGCTATATAGACAATATAAAAAGCTTGTAGAATGTAAACCAAATAGATTTGACTATATATTGTCAATGTTGGAGTCTAATATGACAATGCTTTTGGAAATATTTGATTCAAATTCTACTGAGTCTGTAGAGCCTTTGGATTACTATCCAAATATGTTTGGTGATACAACAGAGTCGACTCAAACGCATTATGATACTAGGGTAATCGTAAGACAGAAAAAATCAATAATAGAGGCTCTAAGAAAGTCAAATAATCTTATAAAGAGAGTTCTTATAGCATTTAATGTAAAACATGGTTCAAGAATACTTGATTTAGCATGTGGACGTGGGCAGGACCTCAACAAATATGCCTCTCTAGGAATTAAAAAATTCATGGGAATAGATATATCGTATAGAGAAATCGCAGAAGCCAGAAGACGTTATTCGTCTAGACGATTGCAATTAGGATTTAGTGCGGAATTTCACCATGGCAATCTTTTGGACAACAAAATGTACTCAATGTTTATAAGGAATAAAAAATTTGATGTTGTCTCCATCCAACTCGCTATCCATTATATACTGCAGGATGAGCAGTCTTCTACATTCTTTTTAGAGCATGTGTACAGATCTTTGAATGATAATGGGTTGTTTATTGGTTCCACAGTTTGCTGCAAtcaaattttaaaaggACTATCCTCTAGCATTCCTTGCAAAGTATCCGAAGATTCCG GTACAGCCAAGTGGGAGTTTGGGAATCCGGTTTTTAATATCGCATTGCACGAAGATGCCGTTAATACCCTGCTGGACGGTGAATTTGACCCGGAGAAAATTGATTACACCGCAGTAAGTGATAGAATAAACACACAATGGGGATTAAAGTATCATTTCTTTTTACTGGAGTCTATAGATGAAAGCGAATTCGTCGTCCCCTGGAAATCTTTTGTCAATTTATGTTTTAAAATCGGTTTTAGACTCGTACAAACGTATACCTTCCCAgaatatttggaaatggCAAACTCTATGCTTTCTGGTGGTAACAATAcaaaaatatcgcaaagAGTCATCGATGAAGTGGGTGAACATCTcaagtttataaaatcaTATCCACTGTCTGATGACCAAAGCCACGTGTTTTCTCTCTACAAGATCTTCGTATTCGAGAAGATAACAGGAAGAGACAAGCTATATATGCAAGGCGTAAAGATTAAAAAATAA
- a CDS encoding hypothetical protein (encoded by transcript BEWA_020430A) codes for MIGKAYFTQIWCLVSALFFISYVTRNVSAGYIDATTYLKPYEQFCISEVVGKDMYTHITFSAASLAPGEGLSAFIMEEGGDKHVYNEKDITKPASVSFTTIRGLSVIFCITGPPSGAFITFTLKYGADARDYSIIAKSSHLDPVDARIQNVLDEFSAFHKAQIIGTQSIDKTSVKATETYHLLAKFAIANSLFVIFSTIFYIYYFRNFFRSKKLI; via the coding sequence ATGATCGGTAAAGCTTATTTTACACAAATTTGGTGCCTAGTATCGGCCTTGTTCTTCATTTCCTACGTAACAAGAAATGTCTCGGCCGGATACATTGATGCGACCACTTATCTCAAGCCGTATGAACAATTCTGCATATCTGAAGTTGTAGGAAAGGATATGTACACACACATAACGTTTTCAGCCGCTAGCTTGGCCCCTGGAGAAGGACTCTCTGCCTTTATCATGGAAGAGGGGGGAGACAAACACGTATACAATGAAAAGGACATTACAAAACCTGCATCGGTTTCATTCACAACGATACGCGGACTATCGGTCATTTTTTGTATTACAGGGCCACCATCTGGCGCCTTTATCACATTTACATTGAAATATGGAGCAGACGCTAGAGACTATTCAATCATTGCAAAAAGCTCACATTTAGATCCAGTCGATGCTCGCATACAAAACGTCCTGGATGAATTTTCAGCATTCCACAAGGCACAAATAATAGGAACTCAATCCATTGATAAAACCAGTGTAAAGGCCACAGAAACTTATCACCTTTTGGCCAAATTTGCAATAGCAAATAGTCTCTTTGTCATATTCTCAACaatattctacatttattACTTTAGAAATTTCTTTAGGTCAAAAAAActcatttaa
- a CDS encoding ubiquitin-activating enzyme E1, putative (encoded by transcript BEWA_020440A) — protein sequence MLALFIINVVIAVLLEIATCRSVNFKQDHVLTHGSDLRNPNPFLGNIKTNNISKLPGRQDSVHHGRNSKGKATSVVHSGICRNLFSRVELVLGSNALDSISSANVLIVGANELSNKVIAHFIRSGIGSICIWDDDTQKSNRLVERISLLHPDANINILKSEPNFEKEASTYRAIVFLNQPLQSAIEANDRIHNKCKFVFASTIGAYGLVFSDFGTNHLVTTRSDDKYPEHSCKFTSAGNKTWLETTSKVQKSFYSENDTVNLTYAHYLLNENKGETDIQVLKCKVSRVVEENNNVKLLIDLDTRGWPQMTVSISKVDEPFFLDFAPLSHFIKSIFSKQSYFTLFLDKIFLSNPAGRLLITPKSGNIFNNDHLSVISSFLAFDQMAFNFTGTMDFDWNYHRYFIDLCRKIYPQCDDVIASNFNKLRHFHIPPIDFMVGAFVAQETIKGITNIFTPSELVLIDRSDLFLNKSGNVDFDIVKKVMSIVSNYSYLVVGAGALGCDYLRMLAEMSVSRVNVFDDDTVEISNLSRQCLFTPDDVGKGKAESAIKNLNRLHDNTLKDYKYHKLLFTDSFETRAIVNSIWSDKTIALSAVDNMQGRITLDNFCIENNIPLVEAGIHGMKCSTSIFIPHITESYSSTMQDKMLVNDKSSCTVKGIPKTIEDTVHYSMELFSWLFDSQHVFINKFMMDPVKTLRQTMDHGHDYFLNAIQVIKDNCDILSSESESEIDKKILKWANKNYLKYIGYDSPLGDIWISSLIRLKTGCLTPKKCKKLTINESFIDEIKSQVIRFLTAFKRKGNNSELSKGSYEKCFRAISELFEDKNVRKALESANFSYSSIFFEENREDCLDFIYATSNMRAFKYNIHQKDKLSILGIAKAIVPAISTCVSIAASTSLLEVYRIAILSQYNIFGHDSDLKSTNFKNSKGIIGDIYLSLYNDDISIWFSLSDKGLRCFNKNKLIATLKPFNYLKSRNHCNYFNHHFFNLSIMKHFSNHPNPPYIFQVTNPNASLYGLSLSFWDYILVDEQSAHFYNFKTHKNVFKKNGILVGELVKSIENMFDVIVEGFASPSGYILINDLNNRSSLSDLFFSPTGQVVISILAYDRHSNKRIELPDINYRM from the coding sequence ATGCTGGCTCTGTTCATAATAAACGTCGTAATAGCCGTTTTATTAGAAATCGCAACATGTCGCTCAGTTAATTTTAAACAAGACCATGTATTGACCCATGGAAGTGATTTAAGGAATCCAAACCCATTTCTTGGTAATATTAAGACCAACAACATTTCAAAATTGCCTGGAAGGCAGGATTCTGTACACCATGGAAGGAATTCGAAGGGGAAGGCTACAAGTGTAGTACATAGCGGCATATGCAGAAACTTATTTTCTAGGGTTGAGCTTGTTTTGGGTTCGAATGCGTTGGATTCTATCAGTTCTGCAAatgtgttgatagttggAGCGAACGAGTTGTCTAATAAGGTTATAGCACATTTCATACGATCAGGAATAGGTTCAATTTGTATCTGGGACGATGATACTCAAAAATCTAATCGTTTGGTGGAGCGTATTTCGTTATTGCATCCGGACGCCAATATTAATATATTGAAAAGCGAACCAAATTTTGAGAAAGAAGCTTCTACTTACAGGGCAAtagtatttttaaatcaaCCGTTACAGTCAGCTATAGAAGCAAATGATAGAATTCATAacaaatgtaaatttgttTTTGCGTCTACAATAGGTGCATACGGTTTGGTATTTTCAGATTTTGGTACTAATCATCTTGTTACTACCAGATCTGATGATAAGTATCCAGAACACTCATGCAAATTTACATCTGCGGGAAATAAAACTTGGTTGGAAACAACGTCCAAAGTCCAAAAATCATTCTATTCTGAAAATGATACGGTTAATCTCACATACGCCCATTACCTTCtaaatgaaaataaaggCGAGACAGACATTCAGGTTTTAAAGTGCAAAGTATCCAGAGTagttgaagaaaataataatGTCAAACTTCTTATTGACTTGGACACTAGAGGATGGCCTCAAATGACTGTCTCTATAAGCAAAGTTGATGAACCATTCTTCCTCGATTTCGCTCCACTAAGTCATTTTATAAAGtcaattttttcaaagCAGAGTTATTTTACCCtttttttggataaaataTTCCTTTCAAACCCAGCTGGTAGGCTTTTAATTACTCCAAAATCGGGgaatatttttaacaaTGATCATTTATCTGtcatttcttcctttttgGCATTTGATCAAATGGCTTTTAATTTTACTGGAACAATGGATTTTGATTGGAATTACCACAGATACTTTATAGATTTATGTAGGAAAATTTATCCTCAATGTGACGACGTTATAGCATCCAACTTCAACAAGTTGAGACACTTTCACATACCACCGATTGATTTTATGGTTGGAGCATTTGTTGCTCAGGAGACTATCAAGGGGATCACTAACATATTTACTCCTTCAGAGCTCGTTCTAATTGACAGAAGCGATTTGTTTCTAAATAAATCCGGTAACGTAGATTTTGATATTGTAAAGAAGGTGATGAGCATTGTTTCAAATTATTCATATCTAGTAGTTGGTGCTGGTGCATTGGGATGTGATTATCTTAGGATGTTAGCTGAGATGTCTGTTTCGAGAGTAAATGTATTTGATGATGATACCGTTGAAATTTCCAACTTATCAAGACAATGTTTGTTTACCCCGGATGATGTAGGCAAGGGAAAAGCTGAATCTGCAATAAAGAATTTAAATCGTTTACATGACAACACCCTAAAGGACTATAAGTATCACAAATTATTGTTTACCGACTCATTTGAAACAAGGGCGATTGTAAATTCCATATGGTCTGATAAAACAATTGCTCTATCTGCTGTTGATAATATGCAAGGAAGAATAACTCTCGATAATTTTTGTATAGAAAACAACATACCACTCGTTGAAGCTGGTATCCATGGAATGAAATGTAGCACTTCTATATTTATTCCACACATTACCGAATCATACTCGAGTACAATGCAAGATAAAATGTTGGTAAATGACAAAAGTAGTTGTACGGTTAAAGGAATACCAAAAACAATTGAAGATACTGTACATTATTCTATGGAACTATTTTCATGGTTGTTTGATTCTCAACATGTTTTTATTAATAAATTTATGATGGACCCTGTAAAAACTTTAAGACAAACCATGGATCACGGTCATGATTATTTTTTGAATGCTATTCAAGTCATCAAAGATAATTGTGATATATTATCCTCAGAATCTGAATCAgaaattgataaaaagattttaaaatggGCTAACAAAAACTATTTGAAATATATTGGATACGACTCACCACTTGGAGATATATGGATATCATCGTTAATTAGGTTAAAAACGGGATGTttgactccaaagaagtGCAAAAAATTGACTATCAACGAGAGTTTTATAGATGAAATAAAATCACAAGTCATAAGGTTTTTGACCGCCTTTAAAAGGAAAGGAAACAACTCTGAATTATCCAAGGGGTCGTATGAAAAATGCTTTAGAGCAATATCTGAACTTtttgaagataaaaatgtgAGAAAAGCACTAGAGTCAGCAAATTTTAGTTATTCATCGATTTTTTTTGAGGAAAACCGTGAAGATTGTCTAGATTTTATTTATGCTACAAGCAACATGAGAGCGTTCAAATACAATATTCACCAAAAAGATAAATTATCTATTCTAGGTATTGCAAAAGCAATTGTTCCTGCAATTTCTACCTGCGTTTCTATTGCAGCTTCGACCTCTTTGTTGGAGGTTTATAGAATAGCTATCCTATCGCAATATAATATCTTTGGACATGATTCTGATTtaaaatccacaaatttcaaGAATAGCAAGGGGATAATCGGAGATATTTATTTGTCACTTTACAATGATGATATCTCTATTTGGTTCTCATTGTCTGATAAAGGGCTACGATGTTTTAATAAAAACAAGTTAATAGCAACATTAAAACCATTCAATTATCTGAAATCAAGAAACCATTGCAATTATTTTAATCATCACTTTTTTAATTTGTCTATAATGAAACACTTTTCAAACCATCCCAACCCCCCTTATATATTTCAGGTGACAAATCCAAATGCCAGTCTATACGGGTTGTCACTTTCCTTTTGGGATTATATATTGGTGGATGAACAGTCTGCACacttttacaattttaaaacacACAAGAATGTTTTTAAAAAGAATGGCATTCTAGTTGGAGAGTTGGTGAAGTCCATAGAAAACATGTTTGATGTTATTGTTGAGGGATTCGCTTCTCCTAGCGGttacattttaataaatGATCTCAACAATAGGTCCTCGCTAAGTGATCTATTTTTTTCACCTACAGGACAAGTTGTAATTAGCATTTTAGCGTATGATAGACACTCAAATAAACGTATAGAATTGCCAGATATCAATTACAGAATGTGA
- a CDS encoding DEAD box ATP-dependent RNA helicase family member protein (encoded by transcript BEWA_020450A) codes for MSNKSDVDNTPQSQELAEDDHDQVEYPQSSINVDKWTLEDVNLKRFNLISTRKAPPKVVKEQEERDTSPPDSEEQLVISESKSFGRTFKELGVPSWLIDIADSLHIKAPTKIQELCLPPAFAGKNIIGCAQTGTGKTICFCWPILVALDKDPYGVFALVLSSSRELAYQIADQFNIFGARMNIDVLVCVGGVDIVYQAIKMESRPHIVIGTPGRIADQVDIPERNISKIFSNVKYLVFDEADKLLHSSFQTPIQSILKCLPTTQSGRITYLFSATITNAIKALSSSFSDSKFHFFDVTEGKGQNSVFNELNIDHKYIFLPQHVHTTYLVYLLKEKLMESERVQGIIFTATKKRCQILSLALEQLKFKVTCIHSLMKQRKRNACLAKFRSGTCNLLVATDLVARGIDVPSVRFVINLDMPKVTEDYIHRIGRTGRAGTRGLALSFIDEKDVDKLKNIEKEIGMKFEKYDVVDKEAVKLLNKVTIATQKALVFLEEIEYGKDD; via the coding sequence ATGTCAAACAAAAGTGACGTGGATAATACTCCACAGAGCCAAGAACTGGCTGAAGATGACCATGATCAAGTGGAATATCCTCAGTCCAGCATCAATGTAGATAAATGGACCTTAGAAGATGTGAATTTAAAACGATTCAATCTCATTTCAACCAGGAAGGCTCCGCCAAAGGTCGTTAAAGAACAAGAGGAACGTGATACAAGTCCGCCAGATTCAGAGGAGCAATTGGTCATATCGGAGAGCAAAAGCTTTGGAAGGACATTCAAGGAGTTAGGAGTACCTTCATGGCTTATAGATATAGCTGATAGTTTGCATATAAAGGCACCTACGAAGATACAGGAGCTTTGCCTTCCACCAGCTTTTGCTGGAAAAAACATCATCGGTTGTGCACAGACGGGTACTGGTAAGACAATTTGCTTTTGTTGGCCTATATTAGTTGCTCTTGACAAGGATCCGTACGGTGTATTCGCACTAGTCCTGTCCTCTTCGAGAGAACTTGCGTACCAAATTGCTGATCAGtttaacatttttggtGCCCGGATGAACATTGACGTTCTGGTTTGTGTTGGAGGAGTTGACATAGTCTATCAAGCCATAAAAATGGAATCTAGACCGCATATTGTTATTGGCACTCCCGGAAGGATAGCCGATCAGGTTGACATACCGGAACGTAacatttcaaaaatattttcaaatgtaaAGTATCTCGTTTTTGATGAAGCTGACAAACTATTACATTCTAGCTTTCAAACTCCAATTCAATCGATTTTAAAGTGCCTACCAACTACACAATCTGGGAGAATAACATATTTGTTTTCAGCTACAATTACAAATGCCATCAAGgctttatcatcttcattttccGATAGTaaattccatttttttGATGTAACTGAGGGGAAAGGCCAAAATTCTGTTTTCAACGAATTAAATATAGATCACAAATATATCTTCCTTCCTCAACATGTCCATACTACCTATTTGGTATATTTGTTGAAGGAAAAGTTGATGGAGTCGGAGCGAGTGCAGGGCATTATATTTACTGCTACAAAGAAGAGGTGTCAAATACTCTCTCTTGCTTTAGAACAGCTTAAATTCAAGGTTACTTGCATACACTCCCTCATGAAgcagaggaagaggaatgCATGTTTGGCTAAATTTAGGTCTGGTACTTGTAACTTGCTCGTTGCAACAGATTTGGTTGCGAGAGGTATTGATGTACCATCCGTTCGTTTTGTTATCAATTTGGATATGCCAAAAGTTACCGAAGATTATATACATCGCATTGGTCGTACTGGGAGAGCTGGTACTAGGGGTTTAGCACTTTCGTTTATTGATGAGAAGGATGTGGATAAGCTAAAGaatattgaaaaggagATCGGTATGAAGTTTGAAAAGTACGACGTTGTTGATAAGGAAGCTGTAAAATTACTGAATAAAGTTACCATCGCCACTCAAAAGGCTCTTGTCTTTTTAGAGGAAATAGAGTACGGCAAAGATGACTAA
- a CDS encoding translation initiation factor 6, putative (encoded by transcript BEWA_020460A), translating into MAIRAQYENSNEVGVFSTLTNSYALVSLGSSSNFASVFEAELTPHIPVIHTTIGGTRVIGRVSVGNKRGLLVSSICTDKELRHLRNSLPDSVEIRRIDERLSALGNCISANDYVGLIHVDMDKETEEIVEDVLGIEVFRASIAGDVLIGSYTRFQNKGGLVHVKTTTNEMEELSQLLQIPLTSGTINRGSDVIGSGIVVNDWVAFCGMTTTATEIATVEKIFKLARPSDLNSSIIDNHSLRNALIDTLI; encoded by the exons ATGGCGATAA GAGCTCAATACGAGAATAGCAACGAGGTCGGAGTCTTCTCTACACTGACAAATTCGTATGCTTTGGTATCGCTAGGGTCGTCTAGTAATTTTGCCAGTGTTTTCGAAGCCGAATTGACACCTCATATACCAGTTATTCATACAACAATCGGAGGGACGCGCGTTATTGGAAGAGTCTCAGTAG GCAATAAGAGGGGTCTACTTGTCTCAAGTATCTGCACTGATAAAGAGCTGAGGCACCTGAGGAATTCGCTGCCAGATTCGGTGGAAATTCGCAGAATAGATGAACGGCTATCAGCCCTCGGCAATTGTATATCTGCAAACGATTATGTTGGACTTATCCACGTGGATATGGATAAGGAAACCGAAGAGATTGTAGAAGATGTCTTGGGAATCGAGGTCTTTAGAGCTTCTATCGCAGGTGATGTACTAATAGGGAGTTATACGAGATTCCAAAATAAAGGTGGACTCGTACATGTCAAAACAACAACAAACgaaatggaagaattaTCTCAACTCCTACAAATACCACTCACATCGGGAACCATAAATCGTGGCTCAGACGTCATAGGATCAG GTATCGTTGTGAATGACTGGGTGGCATTCTGCGGTATGACTACTACCGCCACTGAAATCGCTACTGTGGAAAAGATCTTCAAGCTCGCGAGACCCTCGGACTTGAACTCGTCAATCATAGACAATCATAGTCTAAGAAACGCTCTAATAGACACTCTAATTTAA
- a CDS encoding apurinic/apyrimidinic endonuclease, putative (encoded by transcript BEWA_020470A) — MAVKSENGKSTSTKKTGIDKKGTKKATQTKLTFEATSPVKSSWATMPTLDPKEDPQEAFNKIAKMRELSNVYIGAHISASGGPEQSITNAFNICGQSFALFLKNQRRWSCAPLTPGSIDKFKEGLKARGYEPKYILPHGSYLINMANPDPEKRERAFENFMDDLKRCEQLGILLYNFHPGSTVGMCSKAEGIKNIAECINKAIELTNEVKIVLENAAGQKNVIGSKFEDLRDIIALVHNKSRVGVCLDTCHLFAAGYDIRTESNFKSIMEQFDEIVGLKYLSAVHLNDSKSDLGSGLDRHENIGKGKLSEETFKFIVNSGYFKNMPIILETPIENDESVYKREVLFMYSLLSLKKEP; from the exons ATGGCGGTGAAATCTGAGAATGGAAAGTCCACGTCTACTAAAAAGACAGGAATTGATAAGAAGGGCACTAAAAAGGCCACTCAGACTAAACTTACGTTTGAAGCTACAAGTCCAGTCAAGAGCAGCTGGGCTACTATGCCTACCTTGG ATCCGAAAGAAGACCCGCAAGAAGCATTTAATAAAATTGCAAAGATGAGAGAGCTGTCCAACGTATATATTGGTGCACATATATCAGCCTCAGGAGGACCGGAACAGTCCATTACAAATGCATTCAACATTTGCG GCCAATCGTTCGCTttgtttttaaagaatcaACGTAGATGGAGCTGCGCACCtctg ACTCCTGGAAGTATTGACAAATTCAAGGAGGGATTAAAAGCACGTGGTTACGAACCaaaatatattcttccacatGGTTCCTATCTAATCAATATGGCTAATCCAG ACCCTGAAAAACGTGAAAGAGCCTTTGAAAATTTCATGGATGATCTCAAACGTTGCGAGCAACTAGGAATCTTGCTCTACAATTTCCACCCTGGGTCCACAGTTGGAATGTGTTCCAAAGCCGAAGGAATCAAAAATATAGCCGAATGCATAAATAAAGCCATCGAGCTTACCAATGAGGTCAAAATTGTTCTTGAAAATGCTGCCGGCCAAAAGAACGTTATCGGTTCAAAATTTGAGGATTTGAGAGATATAATTGCCCTCGTACACAATAAATCGAGA GTTGGAGTCTGTCTCGATACTTGTCATTTATTCGCTGCTG GATATGATATTCGTACAGAAAGTAACTTTAAGAGCATAATGGAGCAGTTTGATGAGATTGTCGGACTAAAATATCTTTCCGCTGTTCACCTCAACGACTCCAAATCGGACTTGGGAAGTGGTCTAGACAGGCACGAAAATATCGGCAAGGGAAAGCTATCAGAAGAAACATTCAAGTTTATAGTAAACAGCGGCTATTTTAAGAATATGCCCATTATTTTGGAAACACCAAttgagaatgatgaaaGTGTCTACAAGCGAGAGGTACTCTTTATGTATAGTTTACTCTCACTTAAAAAAGAGCCATAA